Sequence from the Strix uralensis isolate ZFMK-TIS-50842 chromosome 1, bStrUra1, whole genome shotgun sequence genome:
GGTCAAGTGACAGTACATTAAGAATAACCTTATATGTTATACAGAAGATAATATACACAGACTGTAagagttattttttcccttaaaagtcACTGTCAGTAGGATCAGTCTTACTGTACAGACAAGTGACTTGAATATTTGTAATTACTAAGGGGGAGAATTTAggttataaaagaaaaatgtatcaagTACACTTTTACGCATGTCTATACTATGATTTAAATTAAAAGCCTTAAGCATTCTCCTACACACTCCACTTTCAACCTAAATGGAACATCGCTTTCAGTATACAAACCTTAGGGAGGGCATTTCTAACCTAGTTATTATAACTATGCTAAAGGACAGCTATCTTACAAAGGAGATTAAGTTCAGATGTTTAGAAACTTTAACAATAAGAGGAAGTTAGAAACCCTAAACAGCTACTTGTATTTAACTATAATTACCTTTTAGAGAGCATTAGACTAAACTCCAGTATTTTCTATGGTCATTGTATTAAAAGAAAGTTCTACCACACCTAAAGGATAAGGCATAGCCATCTACTAATTGGcatatttgtttatttgtctcAGTTTGTGAAAAGGTCCTTATTTgtgaaagcagcaaaacaaacttCAACTGAATGATTGCTATATGCAAAAGAACTGAAGGCAATTGCCTCTGCAGTGAACTTTACAGTTCTCAACAGCACACACGCAACATGCTATCTGAAAAAAGTTACTAACTGAACTACATgtattaaatactgaaaaaagttttacattttttattataatttattttatttaacaatcTAAGAAGTTTGCAGCCATCAGAAGTTCCAGTGCAATTTCAGGTGCAATTGGGAATTCAGGAATCTCCGTAGAGCTGTTAGTATAGCGGACCTTGTAGGTGAAATACATGCATACTTTGGATAGGACATGGGATGGGATCTCTCTAAAATTCAcctcatttgtttcattttctgcaaaCTGTCCTGtagaaaacacaaacaacaacaacaacaaacaacaaaaacaaaacacagaaacagaagtcaGAATCTCaattcactgaaaaatgaaatgctttacCAGACCAATAAAACACAGTCTAAGTAGTCTTGTGTAAGTCCGACATTCCTGGGTATTAGATTCTTCAGTGTAAAGCAGGATGTGCCACATTTACAACCCTCAAGAATATTAAGATCCTCTGCATTACAAAATGTAATGCAGCCTATTAACAATATTCTGAACAGCTACACCAGAAATTTAGGTTTAATTCTGATGCTTGCTTGATAGGTGCTCTAAAACTGTAGCATGCTCAGCTCTAAAAGTCACAGTAacaatgtttgggtttttttgggaaaaaaaaaaaaggtttatagaTGTTCCATATCTGCATATGCACACTTATCAGTAGTCCCAACTAGCTTTGAATTTCTCAGTCAGTCTCAAGCAAACTTGACAGAAGGTTGGAACCTCAAAGATGCATTAACGTGATAAGCTGTGAAaccaggcaggcaggagggacagggaaaCCCTAGCTGTACTAGAGAAAAGGTTACATACAGTGTGAGTTTATCTCTATtagatattaaataatttatccAAAGCCCAAATCTCAACACACAAGTATGTCTGATATTAGCTTTCTATAGTACCTATAAGCATGAAACTTGAATGATATGAAGTCATCCTGTGGTTAGTCCCACAGCCTTTCTACTGTTATCTTTGTccctcttttcctcatctctctggaCTTTCAACTCATTAAGCTGAAAGACAATACAAAAAACTAACATGTACTCCATATTTATGGGAGGCCTAGCAATGTTTGTTTCCCCCTATTTCTACAGGAATACTGACTACAAAGCAAAGCTACTTACTAATGTCTACACACATTTGCGTAGAAGTATCTGCATGCACTGAAGCCAATATGGCTTGAATTCTAGTACAGGAACAGTAGGAAGCAACAGAAGAAATGTTAGCATACTGGCAATGTCACAGTACTGAAATAGAGCACATTTACACATCAGTGAAATGATGACCTACTGAACTAGACAGCAAGAGTACTTTTCCTTTTGAACCCATTTATCTTTCTAGTTTTTATACAACATATTCTTGAATGCTGACTCCCTTACAGAATTAGTTTTCTAAGCTCTCTAAGCAGGCTACTTCgccttttatttcttcacattGTTTATGGAATAAATTCAGAGCAGGCCACATAACTACTCTTTCTCTGACATGTCTGGATGGCTGACATGCAGTGGATCAGACAACAGACCCACTACATATTTTCAAATGCAACCATTACAATGACATTTAGCAGAACATTAAGCTGAGAATTTCAATTGCTCAGTTTGCCCAACTCActaagtaattaaaaaacatattAAGCAAACAGATCTCTCCAGTAATCCCCCTTGCCAGAATCTGAAGGAGAATATAAGAACGACCATATTCTGACCAGAGCTCCACATAACCTACTGCCCACCACTCAAGTGGCCAAAGATAAACATATGGGATGAGGGTACAGAAGAGGGAAAGCACACGCGTTAACTTCTCCCTGTTCTCTCCTCCACCCTTTCGGTCTTCAAGAATTAGTTCAGACACTTCTTAAACCAGAGGTAGTCTCATATATTCAGTAACACATGAGGTCCTTCCCCTCTGTAAGTTTATCTACCCTCCTCTGAAACTTAAGCTAATTTTGGTCATCAAGCTCAGGAACTCCTTGCCATAGGATCTTGTGAATGTGTTGTGGCCTaaaccccagtaggcagctaaacatcacacagccacttgctcacttcgCCCtgcagtggacaagggaagaggaaaggaagagtaaaagcaaaaaacctcatgtgttgagattaaaaaaaatgtttaataagcAAAAGACaagtggaagaagagaaagaaaacaaaacaactgatgCAGGGgtaatcactcaccacctcccataGGTAGACTGATGCCCAGGCAGTTCCCAAGCAAAAGATGGCTAACCTCCCTAAGGAGGTTTTATTACTCTCCCTTTTTACttctgagcatgacatcatatggcaTGCAATACCTCTTTGGTTAGTTtgggtcatctgcctggttgtgTTCCCTCCCAACCTCTTTGCACGCCCCCCTGTCTATTCACTGGGTGGGGCAAAAAGTGACAAACTGAGAAGGCCTGGACACTGTGCAAACACTCTTCAACAACAGCTAAAACACTGGTGTTTATCTgcattgttttggtcacaaatctaaaacacagaaCCACATGAGCTggtatgaagaaaattaactccatacCAGCCAGACACACTACAGAATACTAGAAGTTCCACCATGGAGGTGGCAGTGAACAACTACCAactcttgtttgttttgaactTGACAGCTGCACATTTCATGTAATACCCTCAAGTTCTCATACCATGGGAAACTAGTACTAATGATACCATAAGATGACTAACTGTCCAAGAGCAGACAGAGTCCAATTATATGTCTGGTAGCACAATACCCCACAGAGGTGGACTGTTCCACTGGAAACAGGAACTAGGCAGGATCTGGAAAAGTTAACATTTATTCCAACTTTCACTCACTGCAGGATATAAATTCAAACTGTccaaaagtgaaaataaaggaCATGAAGGTACTAAATCTTTTGTACCTACCTGGTCCACTCAACATAGCTTTTATTGTTCCTGATGTTAATGCATGCTCTCTTTTTACAATGAACTCATGGCCATCGGAGGATATTAACTTCACATACATAGCATCTGGGCCCTCACACCCACCGTAtgttttctcttctccatctATAATGGAAAACAGATTTACAGTTTCAGAACACAACGACTGATTCATATCACTATGAATGCAAGATGCAGTCTTTTCTATGACTATGTTTGCAGACCGAAGAACCCAATACAACCAGAAATAAGACAGAAACATTTTGCATATTTGAAGATGACTTCCCTGAAGCATTCAGCAATCTGTTTGAAAGTAAGAATTTTTGCAAAAGTaggaatttttttattaacatcTCTGCTCTGTCATCAAATTCTGACATGATTTCTAAAATCTGCATAGGGATGAAATTTTGCTTTAGACATTCTCAAGTGAACTGAACATGCTACTGCTTCCCTCCATAAGGCTATTGCTATGTTTATCATACTAGTACTTACTAACACTTACCTAAATACATatctaatatttaaaatacagactgCAAGGAAAAAAGCGGTTTTTGAAGCACAGGCAAGAATAAAAGCAGTCAGTATTCCTGTACTGAAGAAACAGCATGAAATAAGAACCATCCTCTCCCACTGCCCAGCAAGACCCAGAACTATACAGCATTAGTGCACACCTGTGTTGGGACCTTTGGTGGAAAACAGGAAAAGTGCAAAAGCACTAAACCCAAGGAAATGTGCAAATGCTCCTCATAAAAATTTTGactgttctttttctgcttcccttctcccttctgtcTCATTATACACCCGCTTTCTACTTTGTTTCTCTAGAAACCCTTATCCCCCTTCCCTTTTTGTTCATTCATTTATTCTCTCCTAACAGTGCTATCTTTAGAAGTTGAAAAAGCAACATTACTGTTGCCACCACTGCATTTTTCACTCTGTGCAGTCTTAACCGTTTCTCCATCTTGCACCTGTCTTGCCTATTTAGGCAGCACGCTCTCAGCGGTAGGAACCACTGACTACTTTGTGCCTGTACAGTGCTCAGCACAATAGGGCATCACTGCACAAAGGAGACTGTCCCTGTAGTTGATCTTTTTATGTTCCTGTAAACTCTTAAGTAATAAAGACTgaagtaatattaaaatatttttgaaaaagtgagtgtaaaaaaccccccaccccacTAAATATACAATTTATATCAAATTCAAACTGGAAAGTTAACGCCTTctttcaaatactgtattttataaGGGACTAATATAGGAAGTATTGCTagaattccattaaaaaaatatttgaatttgacACTGCatgtaaaatttgatttttcagaacagtATTAATCTTgttcaaaagttaaaaattaaagtCCTGGATGTTTTTCCAGCTTGGAAAAGTGTAACAGAAGAGACCTGTATGCTTCTAGAAAAGTAATGTACTGCCAGTATTTCATGATCAAATGCAGAAGTAGCAAAGATAAAACAGATATAGACTACAAACTTGACATGATTGTCagtgttgtttttccttctgacaaATCAAAGAAtagaaataatattaattatattagaATCAGTACTTTGCATTGTATCTAGCGTTATAGGAAATACAACATTCTCCCAATCAGTTGCTTTGTGAATTTGAAGTTAAAATTGAATTACCATGTAGTTATTGCCAATTTTAATAAAGTACTGCTAGTGCCAAACATGCTAAAATACATTCAGAAGTATAGCTAAAACTGTCCAATCATGTTTGGTTAATCAGTCATTTGTAGCAGCAGATATGACAGTTTCAGACATTTAGTcagatcacacacacacaatgtaAATTATCAGAAATCAGTCCTTATTATGATCTCTTAAGACAGAATTCAACAGGCTGACCTTggttaacaaacaaacaaaaatatttaatacaggACATAGTGAAATTTTCTTGTCCACTATCTAAAAGTTTAGTGCTACAAAAGCCTAAAGGCATCTTATTTTTAGCATGTACATTTTCGGCACTATGCATATTAAGCAAGTGAAATTTATTGTTAGATAGATGCACTCTGAACAAGTCTTTTGATAAATGAACAGTCACTTGAGAAAATCCTCCTAAAAATGACTGTAGGACGTTCCATTACCTTTTGAGGCTACAAGAAAAACAGTGACAAGATCAACGTTTAAAGTCTTACAATCCACCTCCTCTGCTgatgtaagagaaaaaaatgcttcacattataggaaacaaaaaaaccctccaagaTGATGAACTTACCCATTCTCttcttataaaaaaaatgtttcttttcaacaGCAGCTTTTGCAATAGGAGCGTCTGAAAAAACACAAGTGGCAATATTTTCAGTCAGTAGTACAATTTCTTAAGTCAGCTTTAGTTATTAGCCTTTATGTTACCATAAACACTCTTCAGAAAAGAATATGATACACAACATGCAATGCTGATGAGCACTACACTTCGAAAacattacattttgaaaattatttttgctgtccAGAGACTCCTACCATATTCAAGAATCTCTGAATTTTAGCTTACTTTGTAAAGAAGTTGTTCCCATAAGCTTTTTAAAGACCCTTGACTGTAAAGCCAGAGGTATTGCAAGAGCCTTATGACTTTTATCACTGTATACACCATCCATGCAATGGTATTGGAGAAgtaaagaaagcaaattttgccACACTGCAAAATGCACTTAAGGGACTGAACGGCttgtctacagaaaaaaaaaaaaagtcagagaacaGTTCACCATGCTGTGAATAGAGGAGTGATTGTCCTGCctttcagagagaccttgacaagctggagaaagGGGCCAACAGGAAACCAATGAAATTCATCAAAGGAAAATGCAAACCCTTGGACTTTGAGAAGAATCATCCCAGGCAGCAGTACCAGCTGGAggccaaccagctggaaagcagctttgcagaaagagACCTAGGGGtgctggtggacaccaagttgaacatgagccagcaaggtgcccttgcagcaaaggcagccaacagcaccctgggctgtattaggaggagtgttgccagcaggttgaggcaGGTGatcctgcccctccactcagTACTAGTgggacacatctggagtgctgggtccccAGCAGGAGCCcgaagggccacagagatgactGAGGGACTGAAGCACCTGTCGTATGAcgagaggctgagagaactgggattgtttaggctggagaagagaaggctcagggatcAGCCTAATCAGTGTGCACTAAATACCTGGTCTCCAATCTGTCCTTCCCAGAAGATTGACAGTTCCCGATACAGCCACCAATGTCACCTAGATAATCTACTTCGGACATTTCATGTAGGTATTCACATGGTAAGTTAAACAGGAGCTTCCCTAGCTTATAAATTGACATTCAGCCTGCTGCATACATATTTCGCCAGGAAAATGAATCCAAAGCGTTAGAGAAAAGGAAGCACTTATTTGCAAAACAAATCTGCTATGTTCAGATACAACATATATTTCTTTATGCTGAACTGCATCTATGCTGTGGAAAGGAAAACTTTGGATGAGAAATTCCACCCACCCACCTGCTGTCCTAAAATTCCTTTCACATCAATAGCTACTCTCCAAACATTAACCCATTAACCTAAACGAGCTACCATTGTGTGTCCACAGGTTCAGGAAAACAGCGCTGTCCGGGTCAGCAAAGAGACTGTTAAGCATTCTGACAattcacattgcttcaaaaaGCAGGGAGCAACAGCAGAGGCACGAACTGTGATTACTCACTAGAGAAGGACCCCAGAGCGGGAGGTGTGGAAAAACAGAATAGagacccctccccccccccccccatcccctccctcctgtGTTTCCGGTAAAAGCTTAGcaaaaaatgtaagcaaattgAGGGAGCCGCAAGATTTGAAGAAAGCTTTACAGAGATCTCCTCATTTTTTCAGAAGATGCAGCTCTTTCCTATTGCTGATGCTTCCCTTCTCAACAACGCTTTGGTGCTAATTTGTTCCATCTCCCTTTTTTCATAACCACAAATATGAAATAGTCTGAATGTTTTCTCAAGCTTTCACAAGAAGGCACTTTGTTATGTACACCTAATCAAACTACACATGCATAACCAATAGTTTAGTTGTCTGTggagaactgagaaaaaaacatcttCCACTTACATAGTTTCTTTGATAATTATCCTGATTTTACAGAAAtatcttacaaaatattttccttccccaCTGGTATAAGGAACATCTTCATCTGTACTCTTGCAGGTGAAAAGTTCCTGAACATAAGGTGTATGCAAGAATGCCCTCTGAGAGTTAATTTGTGTACGCTGTCATAGAGATATCTTAATATCAAGTGTTAAATGCCTTCGCCATTTTCAATAATTCCAAGAACTCATCCAAGGAAATTACATTGGGGTGCTGGGACAGTTGAGGCATAAAACTGACAGGTTCTTTCACCCTATTTCAACAGCTTTTGTAAGTGGAAATCAAGCATCTTATTGCAGTGTCTCTGTTGCTCAGAAACTGAAGGGATACCTTACATTATtacttctgcttcacagaagaGGATCACTTGTGCTACCCCCTTCTCTAGCCACAAAACCCTTCCCCCTACATTCCAAAAGAGTAGTGAAACTGCTTAtgatttataaataataataataataataataataataattattattagtTTTAAAAACCACAGAAGTAGTGATACCATTTTGTGGAGGTACTGGTGACGATAAAATGTGCCTTGGTTTCCAATACAAATAATGCCACTAGATACAGGAATAGACAGGCTAGTTAGTGGGAATGCAAATATATTAACACCTTGCCAGGTAAAAGCATAACTTGAGAAGGCTAATACAgtaaagctgcagaaatgaaaaaatgtccACACCAAAACATTAGAGTTCTCCCAAAAAACTGCAATGAGCATTTTAATAAAATCCAATGAAATGTGCTATCATATgactagagaggaaaaaaaaatacagtagttaacacttaaagaagaaaaaaaattatcaggcTCAGTGGTCTGAATCCAATTGcattaaagaggaaaacagaataaaaccgCAGTAAGCATTAGCAGATTTAAGACATGCTGGAGTGATCCAATACCTAAAAACCGAATCaattatttccttcaaaaaacaaaattcaaacaagATGCAATCTGAATTCAATAAATCATCTGAGGTTAAATACATGTGATAAGAAGGTAatcttaaaatgagaaagaaacttTCTACAAGAATAGAGTATGATGTTGCAAACATGGAACAACTGCACTAGGAAAGAACAACTAGCTCCTCCAAAAATTataccaatttttttcttttctttaaacaatgcTGCCAGAAAAGAAcaggtagatttagatgagacaGAAGTGGAAAGCACTGCAACAAGAGAGGAACATAGTATCACACACACAAGTGACCAGTCCTGACAAATGGCATACTAGAAGCCACGTGAAATGAAGTGCAAGATTCCTGCACATAGGGACTGATACAAGCTTCTTTCACGTAGTCAGGGCTTGTTATTTGGGAGCACAGTCATTCTGTGGTCAACTATAAACCAATGTACCTCTGTagaggcaaaagaaaagaaagcggGGGTAAGGAAGAGGCAAACGCACATCAAGGATTTCTTTGCAATAGAGATAGGGAAATACGAACATTGTTGCACATGAACAGCAATTTGTCTGGAATACCACACACAATTCTGAAttcctgttttcaagaaaaagaagTTCTAATTACAAGAACTACAGAAACGAGCTATGATATGACCAAAGAGCCtgttacacaaaagaaaaattagtccTGCTTACGCAGCTTAGCAAAATAGAAACggactgaaaataaatataacaatTCATTAAAAGGATAAACATCAGAAGGAGATACGCCAACACTATTCCTTAGTTTAAGTCCAACAAATGAACATaaactaaaaaaagaacaaaatttataCTGCTATCCCAGAACCCAAGTTTGGTTCCAAATATAGATCAAAACTAACATTCTATTGCCAAAAATAAAAGACGCAGCATGCAGCAAGCCTACCTGCTTTTAAGAGAAAGACATCATACATTCCGTTATATGATGCATTTGACATGTAAGTTATGTAAGGGATACAGTTTGGTTTCACTGTTTCTATTCTGATATAACAATGTGTCACTTCCCCTcccaaaaaatctgaaaagataATCGTGAATACTATTAGGAGtagcaacgaagctggtgaagggcctggagaacaaatcctatgaggagcgattgaaggagctgggactgtttagtttgtggaggagaaggctgaggggagacctcatcactctctacaactacctgaaaggacattgtagagaggttggtgccggtctcttctcacaggtaattagcgatagaacaagagggaatgactttaaactccaacaggggaggtttagactggacattaggaaaaaatttttcacaggaagagtgatcagacagtggaataggctgcccagggaggtggtggagtcaccatccctggatgtgtttaagggtcgtttagatgagatgctgggggatatggtgtaggggagaaaaGTGGGGCtgacggttggactcgatgatcccaagggtcttttccaacctgaatgattctatgattctgattctgaGTATAGATTTACTCCTTACAAAATATGGACAGCagagaacacagaaaaatcagAGAGTCAATGCAACAAaagtggagggaaagaaaaaccaTAAATCTGGGAAACCTGAAAAACCTAAAGAAGCAATAATAACCTGTTAGCATCTATTGGTTCCTCTTCTGGATCAAGAAGTGTTCAGTGTGTCATGACACTTGATGAAGATTAGATCATACTGCAGTTCAAGTTTATTATTTTGTGAAAAGCATCTTCTTCCCAACAACTACACTCAAGTTACGCAAGGCAGTATTAACACGATCTTGCATAAGCCACAGCCAGTAGTCAACTATCTTATTGGTTCATaagtttacagaaaaataagtgggaacagcagaagaaatacactgaaaaattgGCACAGAAAGCATGCTAgttttgatgtatttatttttgataGAAACCTTAATTTGTTATGTAACTtcccccaaaaccagaaaaaaaaaaaaagggacatggAAAAGAAATTAGACAGATGAAGGATGTAGAAATCCCTGCCACACAGAAGTTATTGCTTGTGTGTGTAGAAAAAGCAGTGTGGAGGaaatttttctgcacagaagtatttttttaaatcgaAAATTGCATGCCCTTTAGTATTAAATAATAGGTTAGAAACAGGAAAGTCAAGTGACCTGGTACGTTCTCTTACCAGAAATTCTTTTCTTACAGTGTATTTTCCAATACACTATTTACTGCAAAACATGTCActatattttccttctgtataaTGAGAACAATATAAATGACAACATTTGCCAAGACAACATGAAGGGACTCAGTGAGATTTCTGAAGATGCCTGGTAACTACctatattttaattacttttccacattttataGCTGCCCCTGTCTGACTTCCCCAAGACTACACCAGTGCCGCAGCAGGGAAGAGAACATCCAAGTTTTCTGAACACTcaaacatttgccttttttattatatatttccAACCTATTTCAGACTCCTGCAAAGAACCACTGATTTTTATTGAAGTACATTCATGATTCCATTTCTCCTTCAAGAAGCTTATGTGGCATTACCAATTAGGTAGCTCAGCTCCCTGCCTTTAATCTCAAAAAAGCACATACATTAGGTATGATTGCACTCCTACCCtgcctccttaaaaaaaaaaaagcaaaacctgcatTTGTTAAGAGAAAGATTACATAAAAATGATAGGCCACTTTTTAATCGATGAGGGAGAATACAATACAACTAAAACCAGCGTATTTGGCACAGAAACTTTCCAACCAGTCTAAAAGGGAAGCTCTTGCtgcagaaaacataaaatgttcGTTAGATATTGGAGAACTGAAAATTTTCACAAGTTGCTAGTTACACATACGAGGTAGAACATAGCAAAGTATCATAAATCATGGTAATTAACCCCCACAAAGCAAGTGTTCTTGTTAGCATACTTAAACATCTTATTCTCCTCCTTACAACTCTAAGAAGAAATACTATGCTATAGTGAATTTAGTTTGATCTCTTTCCTACTTCTCTTGAGCatcaaatgcaagaaaaaaaaccaaagcatgtCCATGACCCTCTCACCTCACTCCCAATGCTGTGTGCTCATCTCTCAAGCTTCCCAGAATTTCCAGAATATAATTTCCTTGTAGATCTTGTATGTTGATGAGACCGGAATAGACTTGAAGGACATAACGCTAATTTGACTGAACACATGCAACCACTGTACAGATTTCAGAACCCCATTGCTTTATTCTGGTTAgcacaagaaaattaaatctcTGCAAACATTTCAGGCACTCAGATTCTTTGATCCCACAGAAAACTCTTCAAAAATTCAGATTATGGTCTAAGGAAACTCAAATGGCTTCCAACTCATTAGCTGCACAACGCACACATGGCTTTTGTACACTTCAGCTGGTGACATTTCTGTATTCTACTCTATCAATTTTTGGAAAACATGGGGCAAATAACACAAATGCC
This genomic interval carries:
- the ELOC gene encoding elongin-C encodes the protein MDGEEKTYGGCEGPDAMYVKLISSDGHEFIVKREHALTSGTIKAMLSGPGQFAENETNEVNFREIPSHVLSKVCMYFTYKVRYTNSSTEIPEFPIAPEIALELLMAANFLDC